The proteins below are encoded in one region of Bacillota bacterium:
- the sigH gene encoding RNA polymerase sporulation sigma factor SigH — protein MGNLAQRETCDMYQFMADEDVVELAKDGDDVALEHLINKYKNFVRAKAKSYFLIGADREDIIQEGMIGLYKAIRDFRCDKLSSFRAFAELCITRQIITAIKTATRQKHIPLNSYVSLNKPIYDEDSDRTLLDVISGSKVSDPEELIISREEFDDIEEKMGEILTSLEWKVLMSYLEGKSYQEMASDLKRHVKSIDNALQRVKRKLERYLERREH, from the coding sequence TGGCAGACGAAGATGTAGTAGAACTTGCCAAAGATGGAGATGACGTCGCCCTAGAGCACCTGATTAACAAGTATAAAAATTTCGTCCGGGCAAAAGCAAAATCATACTTTTTAATTGGTGCTGACCGAGAGGATATCATTCAGGAGGGGATGATCGGGCTTTATAAGGCGATTCGGGACTTCCGGTGCGATAAGCTTTCTTCATTCCGGGCCTTTGCAGAACTCTGCATCACGCGGCAGATTATTACGGCCATCAAAACGGCAACCCGCCAGAAGCACATACCTCTTAACTCCTATGTTTCCCTGAATAAACCCATTTACGATGAAGACTCAGACCGGACATTGCTTGATGTGATTTCCGGCTCAAAGGTAAGCGATCCGGAAGAACTCATCATCAGCCGTGAGGAATTCGATGACATTGAAGAAAAGATGGGAGAAATCTTAACTTCTCTGGAGTGGAAAGTGTTGATGTCGTATCTTGAGGGGAAATCGTACCAGGAGATGGCCTCGGACTTAAAAAGGCATGTGAAGTCGATCGATAACGCCCTCCAGCGGGTGAAGCGGAAGCTGGAACGTTATCTGGAAAGGCGCGAACACTAG